In Methanosphaera sp. WGK6, a single genomic region encodes these proteins:
- a CDS encoding signal recognition particle subunit SRP19/SEC65 family protein, whose protein sequence is MKTIIWPVYINSEHTRGEGRKLSLNESVSEPKIREISQALRKLKIQHIVDHSKSYPGSWWENSGRVVVENNDKTKLDLLRSITTQIKLSRSKN, encoded by the coding sequence ATGAAAACTATAATATGGCCAGTATATATAAATTCAGAACACACTCGTGGAGAAGGACGTAAATTGTCTTTAAATGAATCAGTAAGTGAACCTAAAATTCGTGAAATAAGTCAAGCTTTAAGAAAATTAAAAATTCAACACATTGTTGACCATAGTAAATCATATCCTGGATCTTGGTGGGAAAATTCTGGAAGAGTTGTTGTAGAAAATAATGATAAAACCAAATTAGATTTATTACGTAGTATCACAACTCAAATTAAACTATCACGCAGTAAAAATTAA